The following are encoded together in the Mesoterricola sediminis genome:
- the rpoC gene encoding DNA-directed RNA polymerase subunit beta' — translation MYPEQQNINAYECIRVTLASPDVIRSWSRGEVTKPETINYRSLKPERDGLFCARIFGPVNDWECLCGKYKRQKFKGVICDKCGVEVTKKAVRRERMGHIALASPVSHVWFFKGVPSRIGYLLDIPLKDLERVLYFEAYAVIDPGTTPLKAKEILAEDKYREYKAEYGEGFRAQMGAEAIKELLKHVDVEALAIELRHLMKQETSSQKRVKIAKRLKVTEAFKRSGNKPEWMILDVVPVLPPELRPLVPLDGGRFATSDLNDLYRRVINRNNRLKKLLELRAPEVIVRNEKRMLQEAVDALFENGKRGRLLRGVSNRPLKSLSDALKGKQGRFRQNLLGKRVDYSGRSVIVVGPDLKLHQCGLPKKMALELFKPFIFNRLEHKGHAATIRQAKEMVEQGVPEVWDVLDEVIQNHPVMLNRAPTLHRLGIQAFQPVLVEGKAIRLHPLVCTAFNADFDGDQMAVHVPLSPMAQIEARVLMMSTQNILNPANGRPNVVPSQDIVLGGYYLTKKRKDRKGQGMVFATMNEVVAAHEAKVVDTHAIIQLRYEGEMVDTEAWHKKDPKKHSEQEVFECPSHEVKRELITTTVGRVIFNRAMPQGLPYINGLLKKEGLLSLVNRAYKINGPELTIKLLDAMKDIGFLWAMKAGVSVGIDDIVVPDTKSALLKAASDEVRGIEHEYYHEGKLDAATRYNRILEVWGRTSEQVASDMMKELEKRNETGKYLNSIYIMADSGARGSKTQIRQVAGMRGLMAKPSGDIIETPITSNFKEGLSVLQYFTSTHGARKGLADTALKTADSGYLTRKLVDVAQDVIINEDDCGTLDGIVVKAIVNSDGTIRSRLRDRIMGRVVLDDVLDPYSKAVIVPAGTLLTEELAFHIETSGITSVKIRSVLTCEARRGVCARCYGLNLSTGRLVDMGEAVGVIAAQSIGEPGTQLTMRTFHVGGAASRTSEKSTHEAQIKGVVKLDGIRYVEKPGTETTELIAISRSGNILVVDASGNERERYKVAPGAIIRVRDGEEVEPKTVLAEWDPYNDYLISEKAGIVDFKEFELNASYQEEKDQITGRFRKRVIDPTDDKLHPHINIKGDNHKVMQRYNIPTGAYVEVEDGQEVQPGDVLAKTPRQQAKTSDITGGLPRVTELFEGRKPKDPAIISKITGIVKYGNRVRGNQKVIVENEAGDREEYLIPRGKHIQVQDGDEITAGEKLTEGAVSPHDILEIQGDKALQAFLLNEVQEVYRAQGVTINDKHIETIIRQMMRWVQITDVGDTPLIVDEKVDKHRFKEINEQALKDGGAPATCEPQLLGITKAALTSESFISAASFQETTRVLTEAALEGRVDYLRGLKENVILGRLIPAGTGMQLYRNLETEEGQYPEVSDQDALGLDDFDDEYSRMAQHVEELQGMSEVEGEEL, via the coding sequence ATGTATCCCGAGCAGCAGAACATCAACGCCTATGAATGCATCCGGGTCACCCTGGCTTCGCCGGACGTGATCCGCTCCTGGTCGCGCGGCGAGGTCACCAAGCCCGAGACCATCAACTACCGCTCCCTCAAGCCCGAGCGCGACGGCCTCTTCTGCGCGCGCATCTTCGGCCCCGTGAACGACTGGGAATGCCTGTGCGGCAAGTACAAGCGCCAGAAGTTCAAAGGCGTCATCTGCGACAAGTGCGGCGTCGAAGTCACCAAGAAGGCTGTCCGCCGCGAGCGCATGGGCCACATCGCCCTGGCCTCGCCCGTGAGCCACGTCTGGTTCTTCAAGGGCGTCCCCAGCCGCATCGGCTACCTCCTGGACATCCCCCTCAAGGACCTGGAGCGCGTGCTCTACTTCGAGGCCTACGCGGTCATCGATCCCGGCACGACTCCCCTGAAGGCCAAGGAGATCCTGGCCGAGGACAAGTACCGGGAGTACAAGGCCGAGTACGGCGAGGGCTTCCGCGCCCAGATGGGCGCCGAGGCGATCAAGGAGCTCCTGAAGCACGTTGACGTCGAGGCCCTGGCCATCGAGCTCCGCCACCTGATGAAGCAGGAGACCTCCAGCCAGAAGCGCGTGAAGATCGCCAAGCGCCTCAAGGTCACCGAGGCCTTCAAGCGCAGCGGCAACAAGCCCGAGTGGATGATCCTGGACGTGGTCCCCGTGCTGCCCCCCGAGCTGCGCCCCCTGGTGCCCCTCGACGGCGGCCGTTTCGCCACCTCCGACCTGAACGACCTCTACCGCCGCGTCATCAACCGGAACAACCGCCTGAAGAAGCTCCTCGAGCTGCGCGCCCCCGAAGTCATCGTGCGCAACGAGAAGCGCATGCTCCAGGAGGCCGTGGACGCCCTCTTCGAGAACGGCAAGCGCGGGCGCCTCCTGCGCGGCGTCTCCAACCGCCCCCTGAAGTCCCTCAGCGACGCCCTCAAGGGCAAGCAGGGCCGGTTCCGCCAGAACCTGCTCGGCAAGCGCGTCGACTACTCCGGCCGTTCCGTCATCGTCGTGGGTCCCGACCTCAAGCTGCACCAGTGCGGCCTGCCCAAGAAGATGGCCCTCGAGCTCTTCAAGCCCTTCATCTTCAACCGCCTGGAGCACAAGGGCCACGCGGCCACCATCCGCCAGGCCAAGGAGATGGTGGAGCAGGGCGTTCCGGAAGTCTGGGACGTCCTCGACGAGGTGATCCAGAACCACCCCGTCATGCTCAACCGCGCCCCGACCCTCCACCGCCTCGGCATCCAGGCCTTCCAGCCCGTCCTGGTGGAAGGCAAGGCCATCCGCCTGCACCCCCTCGTCTGCACCGCCTTCAACGCCGACTTCGACGGCGACCAGATGGCCGTGCACGTCCCCCTGAGCCCCATGGCCCAGATCGAGGCCCGGGTGCTGATGATGTCCACCCAGAACATCCTCAACCCCGCCAACGGCCGTCCCAACGTGGTGCCCTCCCAGGACATCGTGCTCGGCGGCTACTACCTCACCAAGAAGCGCAAGGACCGCAAGGGCCAGGGCATGGTCTTCGCGACCATGAACGAGGTCGTCGCGGCCCACGAGGCCAAGGTTGTCGACACCCACGCCATCATCCAGCTCCGCTACGAGGGCGAGATGGTGGACACCGAGGCCTGGCACAAGAAGGATCCCAAGAAGCACTCCGAGCAGGAGGTCTTCGAGTGCCCCAGCCATGAGGTGAAGCGCGAGCTCATCACCACCACGGTCGGGCGCGTGATCTTCAACCGCGCCATGCCGCAGGGCCTGCCCTACATCAACGGCCTCCTGAAGAAGGAGGGCCTCCTGAGCCTGGTGAACCGCGCCTACAAGATCAACGGGCCCGAGCTCACCATCAAGCTGCTGGACGCCATGAAGGACATCGGCTTCCTCTGGGCCATGAAGGCCGGCGTCTCGGTGGGCATCGACGACATCGTCGTCCCCGACACCAAGAGCGCCCTCCTGAAGGCCGCCAGCGACGAGGTCCGCGGGATCGAGCACGAGTACTACCACGAGGGCAAGCTGGACGCCGCCACCCGCTACAACCGGATCCTGGAAGTCTGGGGCCGCACCTCCGAGCAGGTGGCCTCCGACATGATGAAGGAGCTGGAGAAGCGGAACGAGACCGGCAAGTACCTCAACTCGATCTACATCATGGCCGATTCCGGCGCCCGCGGTTCCAAGACCCAGATCCGCCAGGTGGCCGGCATGCGCGGCCTGATGGCCAAGCCCTCCGGCGACATCATCGAGACGCCCATCACCTCCAACTTCAAGGAGGGGCTGAGCGTGCTGCAGTACTTCACCTCGACCCACGGCGCCCGCAAGGGCCTCGCCGACACCGCCCTCAAGACCGCCGACTCCGGCTACCTCACCCGCAAGCTGGTGGACGTGGCCCAGGACGTGATCATCAACGAGGACGACTGCGGCACCCTCGACGGCATCGTCGTCAAGGCCATCGTCAACAGCGACGGGACCATCCGTTCCCGCCTCCGCGACCGCATCATGGGCCGCGTGGTGTTGGACGACGTCCTGGATCCCTATTCCAAGGCCGTCATCGTCCCCGCCGGCACCCTCCTCACCGAGGAGCTGGCCTTCCACATCGAGACCTCCGGCATCACGTCCGTGAAGATCCGCTCGGTGCTCACCTGCGAGGCCCGGCGCGGCGTCTGCGCCCGCTGCTACGGCCTGAACCTCTCCACCGGCCGCCTGGTCGACATGGGCGAGGCCGTGGGCGTCATCGCCGCCCAGTCCATCGGTGAACCCGGCACCCAGCTGACCATGCGGACCTTCCACGTGGGCGGCGCCGCGAGCCGGACCTCCGAGAAGTCCACCCACGAGGCCCAGATCAAGGGCGTCGTGAAGCTGGACGGCATCCGCTACGTCGAGAAGCCCGGGACCGAGACCACCGAACTCATCGCCATCAGCCGTTCCGGCAACATCCTCGTGGTGGATGCCAGCGGCAACGAGCGCGAGCGCTACAAGGTCGCCCCCGGCGCCATCATCCGCGTTCGGGACGGCGAGGAGGTCGAGCCCAAGACCGTCCTGGCCGAGTGGGATCCCTACAACGACTACCTGATCTCCGAGAAGGCCGGCATCGTCGACTTCAAGGAATTCGAGCTGAACGCCAGCTACCAGGAAGAGAAGGACCAGATCACCGGCCGCTTCCGCAAGCGCGTCATCGATCCCACCGACGACAAGCTGCACCCCCACATCAACATCAAGGGGGACAACCACAAGGTCATGCAGCGCTACAACATCCCCACCGGCGCCTACGTCGAAGTGGAGGATGGCCAGGAAGTCCAGCCCGGCGACGTGCTGGCCAAGACCCCCCGGCAGCAGGCCAAGACCTCCGACATCACCGGCGGTCTGCCCCGCGTCACCGAGCTCTTCGAGGGCCGCAAGCCCAAGGACCCGGCCATCATCAGCAAGATCACCGGCATCGTGAAGTACGGGAACCGCGTCCGCGGCAACCAGAAGGTGATCGTCGAGAACGAGGCCGGGGACCGCGAGGAGTACCTGATCCCCCGCGGCAAGCACATCCAGGTGCAGGACGGCGACGAGATCACGGCGGGCGAAAAGCTCACCGAAGGTGCCGTCAGCCCCCACGACATCCTGGAGATCCAGGGCGACAAGGCCCTCCAGGCCTTCCTGCTCAACGAGGTCCAGGAGGTCTACCGGGCCCAGGGCGTGACCATCAACGACAAGCACATCGAGACCATCATCCGCCAGATGATGCGCTGGGTGCAGATCACCGACGTGGGCGACACCCCGCTGATCGTCGATGAGAAGGTGGACAAGCACCGGTTCAAGGAGATCAACGAACAGGCCCTCAAGGACGGCGGCGCCCCCGCCACCTGCGAGCCCCAGCTCCTCGGCATCACGAAGGCCGCCCTCACCAGCGAGTCCTTCATCTCCGCCGCCTCCTTCCAGGAAACCACCCGCGTCCTCACCGAGGCCGCCCTCGAGGGCCGCGTGGACTACCTCCGCGGCCTGAAGGAGAACGTCATCCTGGGCCGGCTCATTCCCGCCGGCACCGGCATGCAGCTCTACCGGAACCTCGAGACCGAGGAAGGCCAGTATCCCGAAGTCTCCGACCAGGACGCCCTGGGCCTCGACGACTTCGACGACGAGTACAGCCGCATGGCCCAGCACGTCGAGGAACTGCAAGGCATGAGCGAGGTCGAGGGCGAGGAGCTCTAG
- a CDS encoding polysaccharide biosynthesis protein, translating to MFKDKVLLITGGTGSFGNAVLNRFLDSDIGEIRIFSRDEKKQDDMRHRYKNPKVKFHIGDVRNYQSVHSAMRGVDYVFSAAALKQVPSCEFYPVEAVRTNVLGTENTLRAAVELGVKKVVVLSTDKAVYPINAMGMSKALMEKVTIAMGRNVDHERTMMCNTRYGNVMASRGSVIPLFAKQILSGSPITITDPEMTRFMMSLPDAVDLVLFAFTHGEQGDTFVQKAPAATILVLAEAMKRIFNAQNEIRILGTRHGEKKHECLVNREEMARAEDLKDYFCIKADSRDLNYNKFFEQGETSISLGADYTSENTQRLDVDGMVNMLLKLKYIQDLLATGQAEDVG from the coding sequence ATGTTCAAAGACAAAGTCCTGCTTATCACCGGGGGTACTGGGTCGTTCGGGAATGCGGTCCTGAACCGGTTCCTGGACTCTGATATCGGCGAGATCCGGATCTTCAGCCGAGATGAAAAGAAACAGGATGACATGCGGCATCGCTACAAGAACCCGAAGGTCAAGTTCCACATCGGAGATGTCCGGAACTACCAGAGTGTTCATTCGGCGATGCGGGGTGTGGACTATGTATTCAGCGCCGCCGCGCTGAAGCAGGTCCCCTCCTGCGAGTTCTACCCGGTGGAGGCGGTCCGGACCAATGTGCTTGGAACGGAAAATACCCTTCGGGCCGCAGTGGAACTTGGCGTGAAGAAGGTCGTGGTCCTCAGCACGGACAAGGCGGTCTACCCCATCAATGCCATGGGGATGAGCAAGGCGCTGATGGAGAAGGTGACCATCGCGATGGGCCGGAATGTCGACCACGAGCGGACGATGATGTGCAACACCCGGTATGGAAACGTGATGGCCAGCAGGGGGTCCGTGATCCCACTGTTTGCCAAGCAGATCCTAAGTGGAAGCCCCATCACGATCACCGACCCGGAGATGACGCGGTTCATGATGTCCCTTCCGGACGCCGTTGACCTGGTGCTGTTCGCATTCACCCATGGCGAGCAGGGAGACACCTTCGTTCAGAAGGCCCCCGCGGCGACCATTCTCGTTCTCGCCGAGGCGATGAAGCGTATCTTTAACGCCCAGAATGAAATCCGAATTCTGGGGACCCGGCACGGCGAGAAGAAGCACGAATGCCTTGTCAATCGGGAAGAGATGGCGCGCGCGGAGGACCTGAAGGATTATTTCTGCATCAAGGCCGACAGCCGCGACCTCAATTACAACAAATTCTTCGAGCAGGGCGAGACCTCCATTTCGCTGGGGGCCGATTACACTTCCGAAAACACCCAGCGGCTTGATGTGGATGGGATGGTGAACATGCTCTTGAAGCTGAAGTACATCCAGGATCTGCTCGCGACGGGTCAGGCAGAGGACGTCGGATGA